The nucleotide window atatgtaatttaataggcatacaaggaagtcatgtagtgtccacattagattttttttgacaAGTTACAGTAAAACCAATTTGGCAATcgcaaacaaatatttaaaaaaggaaaaaatatcctAACATAAATGTTTAGGTTATAtctaaagaaaatgattttaaaaattgtaatattattgtgtttatacaaaatataatttcatataaatgttttataacaaagGAAATGTACAAAATTTCTAACGCAAACATATGAAAGCCtcagaagttttattatttttatttttcctaatgtgtacatcgcaatatgttcaactagtgaacaataagcaaccccccaaacagcccaatgagatgaggatatgtatgTCACGGTTAATAAAAttccaaccatcaaagtacaccggtatccactgtctagtattcaaatcagtataaaagcaactaacttttactaggatttgaatctcagaaccttcaacttcaaaaatcagctgataaacaaactgatttgtgacaagttaaccactacaccaacccagtGGGCAAGCTacaaattaattcctttttttttttacttacttggtTAGATGATGACGATTCAGCATCTGATTATATATAATCAACATCTGCATCGATATCACCTACTAAATAATCTGAAATTTCATTATCACTGACAAAATATGGTAATACTGAAACCAATTCTTCCTCAGAAATAATCCAACTTGCACCTATTAATCATCTTTTCTTAGGCTTGTCAAGAGAGCAGAAAAATCAATGGGGGAATTAGATGACTTTGGGAGTACAAATGCTCTTAGTTGGAAAATCTAAACCAATTTTCTGAGCGACAAAAAAGTAgaaacagattaattaaagtatttcagTACAAGTGTGTCTTGTCACTTCCAAGGCGGTAAAAATTGATGATGTCAACAGATTTATTCAACAAGTTTTTCACtgataatgataaacaaaatattaatatttttagtagtaaaacAGGCCAGTAAAATAATGTAGtgatgttactaatttttttttaatggtaaaatgcACAAGGCAGAAAggttattattactgtttctgctcctactactactactacttattttttgtagaaacCCATCCTCATTAAAGATATGTAAAATACTGTTAATACAATTTCTAATTTAAGAGTTGTAACAGTATTTTATCCccaattattacattaaaaatatgcaaCCAGTAACTGTTGAATCTCTAAgcatattaatcaataaaattttcaatagtgctatattttctgaaattctaaGGATTTAGAAATTAATACCAATTCTTAAATGGGGAAACACAGTTGACTGGGAGTTCATAGGTTAATAAATTTGATGTCCATATTTTCCAAGGTAATAGATAGTACCATGTACGATCAAGTTTTCAGTTTCCTAAATGATTGGAAATTTCTTTACTTAACCGGCTCGGTAATATTCCCAGTAAATCTACTGATACGggtttattacatgtaattaaatcTACTTTAGATGCAACTGAAGATAAGAGTTATACTTTTTGGACATTATATGATTTGACAAAACATTTGACAGATATTTATTGactaaattattagaatattggTAAATACTTTTGTATATCTACTCAAAGCGACAGAAAACAAGACAGTATTCTTTATTGACACCCACTTTGCTCTCTCTGCTGGTTATAAAATGTGGAGTAGCACATAGattcctttctttttattatcctaTTAAATGATTCTCCGTCATTTATTCTATGTGATTTTGCACTGTATGTGGtgatataagttttattacatgCGATTGTGTATCACACAAATTTGTTGAATTAGCACAAACATCATTTCATTTCACAAGGTTAGACAGTGATTATgagttattttctattaaatgagaaaaagactcaagattttatttttaacttaaagaaaaatgagAGCAATGGATGGAAACAGGTTAAGTTGCTGACTTTCATTTGGGCTCTGATTTGAGTAGGAAATCCCATGTACAAATGTTATAaggaaaattatcttttactattCTTTTTGTCACTCATAAACTAAGATCCCTATTCCCAATGAAAACACTCTTTTTTGTCTACTTCCTCCTTTGTCATATTACCTGCACACTGTATGAACACATGTGGAAATGATCCTGCCTCTGTAAAAGAAATATAGGAATGACATCAAATGTCATTCCATCAAATCTTTTAAGCCAAGAAAACACACTCTTCAGTAtgctataatttttgttactatcaTTTTGTCCATTTTTAAGATAGAACCAACTGACCTACAGATCCTCctctttttcatttatacttttataaatatatactgaagctttaaaataacaattgtaacttctgaaataaaaaaacacatacacatataaacacaaatacagaaaaaaaaattaccaacctGAATGATAATATTGTAATAGGCCTATATGATTTATGACTCTGACTATGATTCATACGTGTACCccaaaaatcattataaaacaacTCTCCAATGGGTGTTGTTTAACATCTTTGTTATTAACGATAGCTTCTGAATCATCAAATACAAACTGACCatcaattgaaattataaaacaacctACTGACAAaagtactattaataaaatatatttggttcTTGATAaacctaaaacaaacaaaaaataaataatttacaaaacaactaCTTCACTGCTCATTCACGTAAAAAGAGAGTAGATTATAACCATAGTttgcttataaaaattacaaatattattaataatttccctTTAATATGTTCTCCCCAAATTTTTTGTGGTTATTGCAATTGATAACCTACTCTATTAGTTATGTACTTATACCACTAGTAGTAAATTGGTACATTAGGTTATATGAATGCCTCTTAATATTCACAAATAATGTCAGACTAATTCATGTATTAAAATACACTCACACCAACATGCTTACCTCTCAACATAGCCGAGAGAAATATTGTCACATGAGCTCAAGCCCATTTGATGGCAGCACTGCATCAAAATCATTCCAATATGTGACACAGTGACATCAATTAATCTCACAGAATGCTAAAGGATTTACttctatgtaaatttaaatcaaaactcAAACATCTCtactgaaaacatatttttattctaatccaAAATGTGggttttataaatctaaaaataaacatagataTGCCTAATGCAGATATATGTGTTGTGTGTGTACATGCATGCCTACataaaaacacatacacacatcttTTTATATGCAAACACAAAGAAAGTTTTGGTTCCATTGCATGATTTATGAGATTAAGAGTATGCACattcatatttaaattgtaattgaaaGGTATTTTAGTGATTATTTAGTAGTTCTAGATGAATCAGGTACAATATTATGGTGAGATCTGcctgaaattgtacaagattAACTCCTGCCTCATAAgtgagttaataaattataaactagcatatcaactaaattaaaaaatgttgaaaatcacCATCAAATCATGATTTACTCTACTGTAACACAACTTACAACTTAACTTAATTAGAAACCAAGAAAAAATATGCTTACAGGGAACTGGAACAAAATAATCCCATGATTcaagattcttttctttttgaatttccatttttcttcacattttctgataataatatgtataatataggCTATGTTATTACatatcaatgaaaatttattgcaaaatatttaaagtacCAGCAAtctgtaataaaagtataattacttaactaaaattttgtattaacaagaaaaaaaattaaatttaggcaACTAAATTCagcattctttatatatatatagtaaacaaGTAGAATACAGTATCTTATCAATCTGTGTTGTTTTGTAACATGGATTTTTaggactaattttttaatataaaaatcttttgctagcATCAAAAAATTACCTCACGTCCCTCTAAATCTCTTTTTATCTCACAACTTATGAAGTCAGTAGTGGATAATTTGAAGACTACAATGCTTTTAAAAATACCCACAGAAAATGAACACAACTAGACAATGTTCAATAGTGGAGAAACATTAAAAGTTTTGGTGTGATTTCATGAAGTAAATTTTGATGTGCGAGTCATTACTTGTAGATATACAttcaaaactaatttcttttttccaaGTCTAGAAGATACATTTAATTACAACTGAGAGAGCTGTAAATTGATATATACTACACTGTGCAAATTAATTGAGGCAAGctatttttttctctacattaTTATGTGATTACCAGTTGTCTGAAACCGACTTAAACTGGTTTAATCGCCTTTACGTGATGTGACTGTTCAACCTTGACAATAAGAAAGCAGTTTGAATGGTTTTAAAGTGGAAGTAGTCACTTTAGTTGTGAGCCTTTGTGTGTGGTACGTGGTCTCTTTGTGTAACATGTGTTGTTTTCGTGTGTTTAAAAATGGATTCCAAGGAAGCATGCAAAAATTATTGCTCTTAAAAATCACACTTCTATGACAGTGAGAGATATTGCTTCTGCAGTTGAAGAAAGCAAATCAAGAATTCTGACGACATTCAAAGAATCTGGATCATCtccaaaaatttgagaaaatatggACGCAAACAGAAAACTACTCCAAGAACTGTTGAAATCctaataagaaatagtaaaattaattccaagaaAAACAAGCTCAAACCTTAAAAGAGATTTATAGGCAAAACTGGTTTTGATGTTAGTAGTTCAACGTCTACACCATAAACTTCTGGAAGCTGGACAGAAGGCaagaagacaaacaaaaaaacaatttatcaataacatataatatcaataatatggAGTTTTATTATTGTAGGTTTGTCCCCTTCTAGGTTACAGATATTCAAATCCCCTGGTTCTGTTTTCCATAATATCTCACAGAAAGTGCTAACAATCATGAAATTTGGAATTGAAGCTTGTACATCAAGGAATTGACACCATTCATTTTCTTATTAGATAAGGGATTGGGGAGACAGTCTAAAGGGTTAGAGAGTGATCTACTAAGAAAAAGGTtggacttaatgaaaattttaatagcaagtcttcttaaaaaaatgtaatattaacaaataatataaaaaaaacattaatttttttaaaaataaagcatcCCTAGTCATTTAGAttgaattattctaatttttctaacatttggctgtttaaacattaatgatgtaaatttttcctattttacacCAAAAGTGAGGCATAATCAGAGCAGGAGAAGTTTAGACCCTAATCAAAGGGATTAGGAATAATAAACTTATCCCTAAACATAGTagatctaaatatattattactctaCCGTTAAAGCAGTACAGTAATAACAGCATACAGAAGTAAAAGTATATAACACAACCATGATATACTAAGTACACAcaattcaaatcaattttttcaaaaataaatttctacctaattaaaaaaattgccaacTATATCAGCTGATGTCAAGGTAGTGACAAGAACGGTAGCTTGATGGCCATTAAGAGTAGTTTTAAATGTTactgtgtgattttttaaaatattatatttattaaatttggttgtttatcatttaaaaagcttataattttaaataattttcatcactaTTACGGAAAAAGACATGCCAAAAAAATCACTTTAGACAGGATAACATTGTCACaggtttaaaatcaaattatgaacATTATAAAACCTACCCAGGTTTAATagagtgccggcctccgtgatgcgagttgtagcgtctcagcctttcatccagaggtctttattcaactttatttattcagttgtatttttcactagacatgacttttttcagaaatggtttgtttgttttaatcacatcataaaattcagaagaacgttctgaattaattttaacatttagcaaatgtttttataacagtagatattgaaagtctacccctttctgcagactAAATGTTCCCCGTAATTGAAATAACTCTATCAACTGCAACAGATGTCCCACGCAAAGATAtcacaaactcaaccattttagaaatattgcaacatgaaatatcagtcttttgaaacaccttaaaaattgctttctacttctcttcaatagtatacggtactttttcagaacttgaaccacaacctaccctttggttttgaattactcGGTGTAACAATGTACGTTCATCAACTAGATCAAGAATACcatgaaatttcattaacaacttgtgcactctcttctaaatcagaccaggcaatttcagttcgtaAATTTAATCACTGAAACTTACTAATTTTATCCAAACTGGTTCTCCAAAACTCTACGTATtgaatactagaattataaaaattgtctatgcttgagaagaatttttgttcctcaacatcattattttttttatggtgcaCAGCAATTCTCTGGCAGAAGacggtataaatttgtgggtttttctttcctaaagtcgacaaattaattcagactaTGTATTAAATGCTTCTGTTgttgtgatagaattagcttccaattaaagaactacattattaaataactgtagagtaccatataaaaatttcaaatacagttcattttctagattttcaaaaaaatcaaataattttgggcattaGTCACAATATatgaagtatgattttaggccatcaaaaatgaaaacaattctttCTAGTGCAGttaacaaactaaggaaccttgcgttgctatgagataatacttttttgaatCTGTTTCCAACTCTTTTACATTTCGTTACTCTCtctgtatatatgtgaaaatatttataaatctttataacaataacttctatgtaCAAGGATAGAGAATAtcatgctgtttgtactgaattgtatACAACGCGAGCTGAACAACCAGTTCCTAAAGTAGGTCTATCTAAACCACTTtaaacttttctgaacacattttcattcccctttctcttcacaccaccaaaattactgttagtgttatcagcagtataacaaaccaacttttcttcaagtttgtattttttcatacactgcaaaagatactaagtcaaaatttaagcaatttcacctgacacttcatcaaaatttaaaagtttagctTGAACTCCttcagactgaaatatcttacaacaatcggaacaagttttacttcacttctgctTAAGCTACCCattgttactgttacataattaatgttttccagaGAATGcacaacacattatcaaatataaatggtgaaATAACATTAATTGCTTCAGTTTTGGTTCTAGCTGATGAAAACTTTGGGTCTTATAACCTTTTAACCATTTTAGATGTGCAATCTGATGTTTTGAAAATGAGTTCATGTCTAGCAGTGTAgcatgaaaatgtagcttctttagcagcacacccactgttattgttattgccatctttggctttaaaaaaatctcttatattTGCTGAAGTAGTAGCATTAATAGTAGCACttctatgtttagctgttttcacatggtcttcaatatcacACTTAAATTTATGTGTAACAGAAAATTCTCCATTACATAGTGTACAATAAACACAtacattgttactgtcattacacaatttcaaaaatttgtattcctgttgcagattaacattaaacacacattttcttttgcccgttgctaaatgatgaaacaaaaaaatagatagaGATAAAATGGCCAAAAATGTGTAAACGAGTTACTTCACAcatgaaaacaacataaacacattgtCAAGGTTGTTAGCAAATGGTTACGTAAAAAGTTGTAGAGAGACTGGTAGCTATACCTCCTTCAAAATCAGGCTCCAAGGTCAGCTGAGAGATGCATGGCCATATGAGAATGTTCAAAAACACACAATGTCAAACATGAACgtctaagattaaaaaaaatccttgccagtcataaaattctcaaaccccagACATTTTTGTAACCCTGCACATTACCCCAGGCAGCACAAAAACACCAGGACTGTCTGGGCTAATCCCGGATGTATGGGAAGCCTAGTAATGTAACatgtacaaatataattgaaaattttaagaaaataaagccAAGATTATACCAGAGATTTAGACGGAAAACTGCTGTTATGGAAAGAAAGGACTAACCAGGTGACAGGATAAGTACAGGCACTATTTTGGGAAGAACGGTTATTAGATTATACACAATTCTCAAAAAACAAGCTTAAGAACTCAACTTCATGGAATTGAAAGAACTGGAGAAGACATTCAGCTCATAGacttcattcttttaaagtaatattactattactaaatgtaaacatatacattaaatgtagtatcttttatataaatacaaattttgtattttaaaatgaaacactctTCTTGTAACTTTATAACAAATCACTTGATAACTGTTGATGTGGCATGAATCTAAAACAAGTTTAGATAAAATGAAGATGTCATTTCTTAAATACATTGAGGAttcatattttgagaaaaatgttcttttgtcAAACTGTACTTCCCAACAAAAATAAACtgtggtaatttatttattcattcgatCCGGTAACTACACGGTTATACATAATTACAACTACTGCTCCCTATTGTTTTCTATGGTGTCAAATGAATGtttgacatatttatttataccatgtgaaaaatattaaacctagTTGACATTTGGACCCCAAACCTATTTGAAgcatatttcttcaaaaaagaaacaactgtCACAGTAAGTGCATCAAAAGGCAGATTtctggttttaagaaaaaaagtatgtcgcactgctgtaatgatttatgaaaataatattactttgggTGTTTTAGCTAGCTTTTCGTGTCatattatatttcatgttatgttagtatcatgtgttcttttataataatgtaaggTAATGTGTGCTGTtccataaaatgtattattatacttgtatatttgtgtttttttcttcctccttttcaCAAAGTTGTTAAGTTGTGAATGTATCAATCGCTTAACATTGCTACTTGCCAACAACCCACTTTGATATTTTTGCCTATAGTTTGCATCGTTTTGAAGccatgttcacaaaaaaaaaagttcaagttgacccaacattattaaaacttcaaaactgattttttggacaCCAGTCCCTTTTCTTCATACCAGATCGCATTCTGAATTAttgcaaaattcaattttatttgttaaaactttttttaacaaaattagctCGGACATGGCAGAGCTCTCAAAAATTTGATTTGGGCTACAAACATGATGTTTTGGGACCATTGTGAAATCAGCTCGAACCTACTGATGCTCACAAAAATCTAATCTTGTATTTCTAACCTGTCACCCTTCAAATTACCACATGAaaactttgaaaacaaattaaaaaattcagttttttcccTCTAACTCTGGTTCCTGCAAACAAAttcacttgaaaatcaatagggttctATTTTTACTATGTTTACATCATCCTATTAAGTTTCATCAAAATAGGTTAAAAATTGCAGCCAGTAAAACGAAAAACCCtgaaaatttactcaaaaatcctgtttttttactttaactctGAACTTTGATTCCTGTGAACCAAAGTTTtggttcattttcattttaaaatcaataggGTTATTACCCTAAGGGTAAACCcctatatgtttactagtaactttacaatgtAGCCAcattggctgccaaaaaaaactagtgtcattactttatttacagatcttgtATAATGATACAACTTGCCTCTTACAGTGATTTTACTTCCAAGGTGAAATATTATGagaactatttttactttctcaactgttaaataaataatagcaggAAAGTATTGTTATTGGGTTTTAAATGATctccttgaatttttattttccatgaaagagttaagttaaaaaatattgaaaccaaGGATGCAAATTCTGTTTGAAtgaatgtagattaaaataaattcctattCTATATTACTCAATCCATTATTTTTTACACCACCACTTACAGCAATAGACCAGTGTCATAGAACCATACAGgcatgttgttattttatttagaactacaaaaaattaaaggataaaaaaatgttttaaatgttatttttattgaagtagtccaaaatattatcatttaaaatgtttttgaatgcATTTTATGGTACAAAATGCCTAAGAACATTTTCCATCAGCTAACCcaggtttatttgtttttttttaaaatatactaagtttttattattaatatttacttattgttttttaagCTACATTTTTATCTacttcatattattaataattttttttttttaactaatctttaaaaacataataaactcaCATTCtttaaggatatttatttttaatcattaattatataaaatactacacGATTAAAAGTAACATGAGAGTGTTCTACTTAGTTAAAAGTGATATATAAAAATTGCAGTGACATTCCTTTATATGGGGATAAACTCATAGTGATACTGGACCCTAAAACACATTAAATGTCTTTTTTtggtttcttatttatattagaaCATACACAGTAACATAATCAAGGTTATTAATGTTTTGATACAGGTACTATCTGtttcattaaatagtaattaattagtcTCAACTTCCCAGGAGATAACATCCCCCAAgggtattttatttgtaatttgtagaATATCATTTCTATATGATAATTGTAATTTGCAGAAATCACAAGGTACAATTATTTGTAccttgtgattttattttgtactcggctcttaataaaaaatttgtgcaagtttcaaattggaaaaaatggagttCTTGTTGAACCACAAAATGGATTTCCGGTGACAACACTGACGTATCTCTTACTACATATGGTTGTGTACCATCTATATCTACTGCTTCCATATTTTTTCCCATTCACCTTCTTAATTATGGTAATTTCATTACTATACAACTACAAAAAGAACAAGACCTCCTGCTTTGCTCTTCACTGTCGACACTTTACATCAGTAGcgtatctacttttttaattcattttctgatATTCTTTTGCTGTAATTACCAATTACCTCTTTTAATAATTCTCCCAA belongs to Lycorma delicatula isolate Av1 chromosome 1, ASM4794821v1, whole genome shotgun sequence and includes:
- the LOC142317493 gene encoding protein O-mannosyl-transferase TMTC4-like, producing the protein MEIQKEKNLESWDYFVPVPCLSRTKYILLIVLLSVGCFIISIDGQFVFDDSEAIVNNKDVKQHPLESCFIMIFGVHV